A section of the Metabacillus endolithicus genome encodes:
- a CDS encoding transcription repressor NadR, protein MKMKDKILGEERRSLLLDRLINAEGPITGGELATLANVSRQVIVQDISLLKAKNHPIMATSQGYVYLNKEANEQKLHERIIACSHNPERTEEELTILVDHGVFIKDVIVEHPVYGDLTASIMVGNRNDVKEFMKKINQHNAAYLSQLTEGLHLHTLQADTSEKLDLACEELSKAGFLVKE, encoded by the coding sequence ATGAAAATGAAAGATAAAATATTAGGAGAAGAGCGAAGAAGCCTATTATTAGACAGACTAATAAATGCCGAGGGCCCCATCACGGGTGGAGAGCTGGCAACCTTAGCGAATGTGAGCAGACAAGTTATTGTACAGGATATTTCGCTACTAAAAGCCAAAAACCATCCAATTATGGCAACAAGTCAAGGCTATGTTTATTTAAATAAAGAAGCGAATGAACAAAAACTGCATGAACGTATTATTGCATGTAGTCATAATCCTGAACGAACAGAAGAGGAACTAACCATTCTGGTGGATCACGGTGTTTTCATCAAAGATGTTATTGTTGAACATCCTGTTTACGGTGACTTAACAGCATCTATTATGGTTGGAAATCGAAATGATGTAAAAGAATTCATGAAAAAAATCAATCAGCATAATGCTGCTTATTTATCACAATTAACAGAAGGTCTACACCTTCATACGTTGCAGGCAGATACAAGCGAAAAATTAGATCTAGCTTGTGAAGAGTTAAGTAAGGCTGGATTTTTAGTAAAAGAATAA
- a CDS encoding IscS subfamily cysteine desulfurase, protein MIYLDYAATTPMSDNALHIYTKAAKSAFGNSSSLHDIGEISAKTLHASRKIIGDSIGGNEKGVYFTSGGSEANIVAVQSLLNGLDSNKKHLITTVMEHSSLFTYFKRLESEGFEVTFLPPDKYGNISLSSVKKAIKSDTGLVSIQHGNSEIGSIQPIEEIGLSLKEMGIIFHSDCVQTFGKIPLNVTNIDAISISSHKIYGPKGIGAAYINPSIHWHPVIQGTTHESGFRPGTVDVPAAAAFATAANDIMTNRNDFYNHYQKLKNLFIDLLHPYKEKITVLNWDNKFHSLPNILPIMVKGIEGQYVMLECNRFGFAVSTGSACQVGMQAPPKSVVALGYSDQEAKQFIRASFGKDTTEEHIRRFTDILIRIVENF, encoded by the coding sequence GTGATTTATCTTGACTATGCAGCAACAACACCAATGAGTGACAATGCTCTTCACATATATACGAAAGCCGCAAAAAGTGCATTTGGAAACAGCAGTAGCTTACATGATATTGGGGAAATTTCAGCAAAAACACTACATGCCTCTAGAAAAATCATTGGAGATTCTATTGGAGGAAATGAAAAAGGCGTTTATTTTACAAGCGGAGGTAGTGAAGCAAATATAGTTGCTGTTCAATCTTTATTAAATGGCTTAGATTCTAACAAAAAACATTTGATTACCACTGTAATGGAGCATTCTTCGCTTTTTACTTATTTCAAAAGATTAGAATCTGAAGGATTTGAAGTAACTTTCTTACCTCCTGATAAATATGGGAACATTTCATTATCTTCAGTAAAAAAGGCAATAAAGAGTGATACAGGACTTGTCTCTATTCAACACGGTAATTCAGAGATAGGAAGCATACAGCCTATTGAAGAAATTGGACTATCTTTAAAAGAAATGGGAATTATTTTTCATAGTGATTGTGTTCAAACATTTGGAAAAATACCTCTGAATGTTACCAATATTGATGCAATATCAATTTCAAGTCACAAAATTTACGGCCCTAAAGGAATCGGGGCAGCATATATTAATCCATCTATTCATTGGCACCCTGTCATACAAGGTACAACACACGAATCCGGGTTTCGACCTGGAACAGTCGATGTCCCTGCTGCTGCAGCATTTGCAACAGCAGCCAATGATATAATGACTAACAGAAATGACTTCTACAATCACTATCAAAAGTTGAAAAATTTGTTTATTGACTTACTTCATCCCTATAAGGAAAAAATAACTGTATTAAACTGGGATAACAAGTTTCACTCCCTGCCAAACATACTGCCTATTATGGTCAAGGGAATCGAGGGACAATATGTCATGCTCGAATGTAATCGGTTTGGCTTTGCTGTATCAACAGGAAGTGCATGTCAAGTCGGAATGCAGGCTCCCCCGAAATCTGTTGTTGCATTAGGATATAGTGATCAAGAAGCAAAGCAATTTATTAGGGCGTCTTTCGGAAAGGATACAACGGAAGAACATATTAGACGTTTTACTGATATTTTAATAAGAATTGTAGAAAATTTCTAA